The proteins below are encoded in one region of Megalops cyprinoides isolate fMegCyp1 chromosome 14, fMegCyp1.pri, whole genome shotgun sequence:
- the prkra gene encoding interferon-inducible double-stranded RNA-dependent protein kinase activator A homolog isoform X1, which produces MSQEGFPTAAARTILNHNSSLGLEVTPSVSPGKTPIQILHEYGTKTGHLPVYVMEKAEGEAHRRSFVFNVSIGDVTCTGHGLSKKAAKHKAAEAALSVLKLEPGPNHQIPNAADNGVEAEAQNQPNPVGILQELALQRGWRLPEYSVCMEAGPPHQKEFTVTCRMETLAETGTGSSKKQAKRAAAEKMATKLQALQGCLDRPWALKPTVRLECLRTSSGEKLSALRRNPLSTPNTDYVQMMLELSKEQGFEVTYFDIDELTVNGQYQCLAELSTVPVTVCHGTGISCSNAHNDAAHSALQYVKIMASAK; this is translated from the exons ATGTCTCAGGAGGGGTTTCCAACTGCGGCCGCCAGAACTATTCTCAACCATAATTCCAG CCTAGGCTTGGAAGTAACGCCGTCTGTTAGCCCCGGAAAAACGCCCATTCAGATTCTGCATGAGTATGGCACAAAGACCGGACACCTGCccgtttatgtcatggaaaagGCCGAAGGAGAAGCTCATCGTcgaagttttgtttttaacgTCTCAATCGGAGACGTGACCTGCACAG GCCACGGGTTGAGTAAGAAAGCCGCAAAGCACAAGGCTGCTGAGGCTGCCCTCAGCGTTTTAAAACTAGAGCCTGGACCAAA cCATCAGATCCCAAATGCAGCAGACAATGGTGTTGAGGCAGAGGCTCAGAACCAGCCCAACCCCGTAGGGATACTGCAA GAGCTTGCGTTGCAGCGAGGTTGGCGTCTGCCCGAGTACTCGGTCTGTATGGAGGCAGGCCCACCCCATCAGAAAGAGTTCACCGTAACCTGCCGAATGGAAACTCTGGCAGAGACAG gAACAGGCAGCTCCAAAAAGCAAGCCAAGAGAGCAGCGGCAGAGAAGATGGCCACAAAGCTGCAAGCACTGCAAGGCTGTCTGGACAGGCCATGG GCATTGAAGCCCACAGTGAGGTTGGAATGTTTGCGAACGTCTTCAGGAGAGAAGCTCTCAGCGTTGAGAAGGAACCCCCTCAGCACTCCCAACACAGACTATGTGCAGATGATGCTGGAGTTGtctaaggagcagggctttgaGGTCACTTACTTCGACATTG ACGAGCTGACGGTGAACGGGCAGTACCAGTGCCTGGCGGAGCTGTCCACCGTCCCGGTGACGGTGTGCCACGGAACGGGCATCTCCTGCAGCAACGCGCACAACGACGCCGCGCACAGCGCACTGCAGTACGTCAAGATCATGGCCTCCGCCAAGTGA
- the prkra gene encoding interferon-inducible double-stranded RNA-dependent protein kinase activator A homolog isoform X2, whose product MSQEGFPTAAARTILNHNSSLGLEVTPSVSPGKTPIQILHEYGTKTGHLPVYVMEKAEGEAHRRSFVFNVSIGDVTCTGHGLSKKAAKHKAAEAALSVLKLEPGPNHQIPNAADNGVEAEAQNQPNPVGILQRGWRLPEYSVCMEAGPPHQKEFTVTCRMETLAETGTGSSKKQAKRAAAEKMATKLQALQGCLDRPWALKPTVRLECLRTSSGEKLSALRRNPLSTPNTDYVQMMLELSKEQGFEVTYFDIDELTVNGQYQCLAELSTVPVTVCHGTGISCSNAHNDAAHSALQYVKIMASAK is encoded by the exons ATGTCTCAGGAGGGGTTTCCAACTGCGGCCGCCAGAACTATTCTCAACCATAATTCCAG CCTAGGCTTGGAAGTAACGCCGTCTGTTAGCCCCGGAAAAACGCCCATTCAGATTCTGCATGAGTATGGCACAAAGACCGGACACCTGCccgtttatgtcatggaaaagGCCGAAGGAGAAGCTCATCGTcgaagttttgtttttaacgTCTCAATCGGAGACGTGACCTGCACAG GCCACGGGTTGAGTAAGAAAGCCGCAAAGCACAAGGCTGCTGAGGCTGCCCTCAGCGTTTTAAAACTAGAGCCTGGACCAAA cCATCAGATCCCAAATGCAGCAGACAATGGTGTTGAGGCAGAGGCTCAGAACCAGCCCAACCCCGTAGGGATACTGCAA CGAGGTTGGCGTCTGCCCGAGTACTCGGTCTGTATGGAGGCAGGCCCACCCCATCAGAAAGAGTTCACCGTAACCTGCCGAATGGAAACTCTGGCAGAGACAG gAACAGGCAGCTCCAAAAAGCAAGCCAAGAGAGCAGCGGCAGAGAAGATGGCCACAAAGCTGCAAGCACTGCAAGGCTGTCTGGACAGGCCATGG GCATTGAAGCCCACAGTGAGGTTGGAATGTTTGCGAACGTCTTCAGGAGAGAAGCTCTCAGCGTTGAGAAGGAACCCCCTCAGCACTCCCAACACAGACTATGTGCAGATGATGCTGGAGTTGtctaaggagcagggctttgaGGTCACTTACTTCGACATTG ACGAGCTGACGGTGAACGGGCAGTACCAGTGCCTGGCGGAGCTGTCCACCGTCCCGGTGACGGTGTGCCACGGAACGGGCATCTCCTGCAGCAACGCGCACAACGACGCCGCGCACAGCGCACTGCAGTACGTCAAGATCATGGCCTCCGCCAAGTGA
- the ccdc173 gene encoding coiled-coil domain-containing protein 173, producing MTTVSPSVVRYGRRKSSSKDLHSKEDTVTPLQLPDLRQVTVLPKAEWLRIQDNLNHVNKHHESLLETAKQRHALHLRSKEVVKFWSNTIAGQRQKKLEAKKIREEIEEEEKKRIDLEEAEYRQQKRKEAIEKAKSQQYFQTDRVKGFHSALLLTEVLKEREAQIALKQKKASASKDIDRDIVANLKLKDEEALEQQRQKALQRKQMNKVIAEDLKQQMKEQDLVREQEKVESKKEAEELQRLRELYEWERGMHEQKKQEEKRNIMKGHMEHVSNRDIIRAIEAQKQEVEEEQRRLFTSAKQKMMKMRKEKEAEMFGEVQRYREAMTERLAAQLEEKVSNDEELIAQAVAQREARLEQEKKEEEEKKKAMLDSIAVHRETTQREQEQKEREEKQRALEMLQAKREADIIFLEKQQLKAQKRKEDCRALQDFYVHQMAERRAKDQLTKKEQLEFDAKNADLIAEEENEFQKYAEGVIQAAVEAKKNTLPLRKAAREGIGGGLGPIFGGLRPSYLVHDSTGVEMPRYVSNTTQDIKGLYETNDIQQAKKRLGFSW from the exons ATGACCACCGTTTCGCCGTCCGTTGTACGGTATGGACGGAGGAAAAGCTCCAGCAAGGATT TGCATTCTAAGGAGGACACAGTTACCCCTTTGCAACTTCCAGACCTCCGTCAAGTCACAGTTTTGCCAAAGGCCGAATGGCTCCGGATTCAAGACAACCTGAACCATGTCAATAAACACCACGAGAGCCTTCTGGAGACTGCCAAACAGCGGCATGCTCTGCACTTGCGTTCCAAAGAAGTGGTGAAATTCTGGTCCAATACCATTGCG ggccaaagacaaaagaaactggaagcaaaaaaaatcagagaggagattgaagaggaggagaagaaacgGATTGATTTAGAGGAGGCCGAGTACCGGCagcagaagaggaaggaggcCATTGAAAAAGCCAAAAGCCAACAGTATTTCCAGACTGACCGAGTGAAAGGATTTCAT AGCGCCCTCTTGCTGACAGAGGTCTTGAAGGAACGGGAAGCTCAGATCGCGCTGAAGCAGAAGAAGGCGAGTGCCTCCAAAGACATAGACAGGGACATCGTGGCCAATCTGAAGCTGAAAGACGAGGAGGCCTTGGAGCAGCAGCGGCAGAAAGCCTTGCAGAGGAAGCAGATGAACAAGGTCATTGCGGAAGATCTGAAGCAACA GATGAAGGAACAGGACCTCGTTAGAGAACAGGAGAAAGTGGAAAGCaagaaagaagcagaggaaCTCCAGAGGCTCAGAGAACTGTatgagtgggagagaggcatGCATGAGCAAaagaagcaggaggagaagaggaacaTCATGAAGGGTCACATG GAGCACGTGTCCAACAGAGACATCATCAGAGCGATAGAGGCACAGAaacaggaggtggaggaggagcagcggAGACTTTTTACGAGCGCAAAGCAGAaaatgatgaagatgaggaaGGAAAAGGAGGCAGAGATGTTTGG AGAGGTGCAGAGGTACAGGGAGGCCATGACAGAGAGGCTGGCAGCGCAGTTGGAGGAAAAGGTCAGCAACGACGAAGAGCTGATCGCCCAGGCCGTAGCCCAGCGGGAGGCTAGGCTGGAGcaagagaagaaggaggaagaagaaaagaagaaggcCATGCTGGACTCCATCGCCGTGCACAGAGAGACCACG caaagagaacaggaacagaaggagagagaggaaaagcagaGAGCTCTGGAGATGCTTCAAGCCAAGAGAGAGGCTGACATAATCTTCCTGGAGAAGCAGCAGCTTAAAGcacagaagaggaaggaggactGCAGAGCACTGCAAGACTTCTATGTTCACCAGATg GCTGAAAGACGTGCCAAGGACCAGCTTACGAAAAAAGAGCAATTGGAGTTTGATGCTAAAAACGCAGATCTTATTGCTGAGGAAGAGAATGAGTTCCAGAAGTACGCTGAGGGGGTGATCCAGGCCGCTGTGGAGGCCAAGAAAAACACCCTTCCCCTGCGCAAAGCTGCCAGGGAGGGCATCGGGGGTGGGCTGGGTCCTATTTTTGGGGGGTTGAGGCCAAGCTATCTGGTTCATGACAGCACTGGTGTTGAAATGCCCAGATATGTCTCCAACACAACTCAAGATATAAAGGGATTATATGAGACTAATGACATCCAGCAAGCAAAGAAAAGGCTGGGTTTTTCATGGTGA